One segment of Candidatus Aminicenantes bacterium DNA contains the following:
- a CDS encoding Txe/YoeB family addiction module toxin: MSPKNREAVFLPEFLEDLRHWVRNDRKTALRILELVEAVLRDPYKGIGKPEPLKHLAPGAWSRRLTQEHRLVYLVRDESINFLQARYHY; the protein is encoded by the coding sequence TTGAGCCCAAAGAACCGTGAGGCCGTCTTCCTCCCCGAGTTTCTCGAGGATCTGCGCCATTGGGTCCGCAATGACCGAAAAACAGCGCTTCGCATCCTCGAGCTGGTCGAGGCCGTTTTGCGGGACCCGTATAAGGGCATTGGCAAACCAGAACCTCTGAAACACCTTGCTCCGGGAGCCTGGTCGCGGCGTCTGACCCAGGAACATCGGCTGGTCTATCTTGTGCGAGACGAGTCGATCAACTTTCTACAAGCCCGGTATCATTACTAA
- a CDS encoding type II toxin-antitoxin system Phd/YefM family antitoxin, translating into MSLRTTYSHARANLAELLDRVSLDRETVVIERRRGKGRVAMIAADELDSILETAHLLRSPKNAQRLLSALRGALAGEGASMTLNELRAEVGLEPKEP; encoded by the coding sequence ATGTCCCTCCGAACGACCTACAGCCATGCCCGGGCGAATCTCGCCGAGCTGCTCGACCGCGTCTCCCTTGATCGGGAAACGGTCGTCATCGAACGCCGCCGCGGCAAGGGGCGAGTCGCCATGATCGCCGCGGACGAATTGGATTCGATCCTCGAGACGGCGCACCTTCTGCGCTCGCCGAAAAACGCGCAACGGCTGCTGTCCGCCCTGCGGGGGGCCTTGGCCGGTGAGGGAGCATCCATGACCTTGAACGAGCTCCGTGCCGAGGTCGGCCTTGAGCCCAAAGAACCGTGA
- the guaA gene encoding glutamine-hydrolyzing GMP synthase, translating into MKHDTIAVIDFGGQYAHLIATKVRRMKVYAEIRQPEDPIEMFRDCKGIIISGSPSFSAFGEDSGYTKAIYDLPIPILGFCFGHQEIAKHYGGKIVHGGKEWGHTELHVCADSPIFRGLDRVEQVWMSHFDTVTEIGPDFEEIGYSRLGAEGDVHRFAAIASDKLKRYGFQYHPEVDDTVNGETMIRNFVLDICRCRQTWTMGNYVGEQIRSIKDRVGGQSVFLLASGGIDSTVCAVLLGKALGPERLHLLHVDNGLMRKDESRTVVEKFQAVGLGTNLHFIDASEDFLKALAGIVEPEKKRLAIGNTFIEVFEREARRLGIQDHLLGQGTIYPDTIETGGTKRSDTIKTHHNRVPLIEEMIKAGRVIEPLSDLYKVEVRELGELLGLERDMVWKHPFPGPGLGVRLLCNTGVADTSEFERMIPEAKAAAAKFGVEAEILPIRSVGVKADLRAYEHPVLLSADKPWEKIVETAGTIFRDVYGINRCLWNLAGGAPKSFEPLAATVTRDRLDLLREADALVMDGLCRHGIYDEIWQCPTVFVPLRIDGRGRELVIIRPIHSERAMTARPARLPEALIAELRTSILALPGISGLALDVTSKPPGTIEWE; encoded by the coding sequence ATGAAGCACGACACGATCGCGGTCATCGATTTCGGGGGGCAGTACGCCCATCTGATCGCCACCAAGGTGCGGCGGATGAAAGTCTATGCCGAGATCCGCCAGCCCGAGGACCCGATCGAGATGTTCCGCGACTGCAAGGGCATCATCATCTCGGGCAGCCCCAGCTTCTCGGCCTTCGGGGAGGATTCCGGCTACACCAAGGCCATCTATGATTTGCCCATCCCGATTCTCGGCTTTTGCTTCGGCCACCAGGAGATCGCCAAGCACTACGGCGGCAAGATCGTCCACGGCGGCAAGGAGTGGGGCCACACCGAGCTTCACGTTTGCGCCGATTCGCCTATTTTCCGGGGGCTGGATCGGGTCGAGCAGGTCTGGATGAGCCATTTCGACACGGTCACGGAGATCGGGCCGGACTTCGAGGAGATCGGATATTCGCGGCTGGGAGCCGAGGGGGACGTCCATCGCTTCGCGGCCATCGCCTCAGACAAGCTCAAGCGCTACGGATTCCAATACCATCCTGAGGTCGACGACACGGTCAACGGCGAGACGATGATCCGCAACTTCGTCCTCGACATCTGCCGCTGCCGCCAGACCTGGACGATGGGCAACTACGTCGGGGAGCAGATTCGCTCGATCAAGGACCGGGTCGGCGGCCAGTCGGTCTTCCTGCTGGCCTCCGGCGGGATCGACTCGACGGTCTGCGCCGTCCTGCTCGGCAAAGCCCTGGGGCCGGAGCGGCTGCATCTGCTCCACGTCGACAACGGTCTGATGCGCAAAGACGAGAGCCGCACGGTCGTGGAGAAGTTCCAGGCCGTCGGCCTGGGCACGAACCTCCACTTCATCGACGCCTCGGAGGACTTCCTCAAGGCCCTGGCCGGGATCGTCGAGCCGGAGAAGAAGCGGCTGGCCATCGGCAACACCTTCATCGAGGTCTTCGAGCGCGAAGCCCGCCGGCTGGGCATTCAGGATCATCTCCTGGGCCAGGGCACGATCTACCCGGACACGATCGAGACGGGCGGCACCAAGCGCTCGGACACGATCAAGACCCACCACAACCGGGTCCCCCTGATCGAAGAGATGATCAAGGCGGGCCGGGTCATCGAGCCCCTCTCCGATCTTTACAAAGTTGAGGTCCGGGAGCTGGGCGAGCTGCTCGGCCTGGAGCGGGACATGGTCTGGAAGCACCCCTTCCCCGGCCCGGGGCTGGGCGTCCGGCTTCTCTGCAATACGGGGGTGGCGGATACGTCCGAGTTCGAGCGGATGATCCCCGAGGCCAAAGCCGCAGCGGCCAAGTTCGGCGTCGAAGCCGAGATCCTGCCCATCCGGTCGGTCGGCGTCAAGGCCGACCTGCGGGCCTACGAGCACCCGGTTCTTCTCTCGGCCGACAAGCCTTGGGAAAAGATTGTAGAGACGGCCGGGACGATCTTCCGCGATGTCTACGGGATCAACCGCTGCCTCTGGAACCTGGCCGGCGGCGCGCCCAAGAGCTTCGAGCCGCTGGCGGCGACCGTCACCCGGGATAGGCTCGACCTTCTGCGGGAGGCCGACGCCCTGGTCATGGACGGACTGTGCCGCCACGGCATTTACGACGAGATCTGGCAGTGCCCGACGGTCTTCGTGCCCCTGCGAATCGACGGCCGGGGCCGCGAGCTGGTCATCATCCGGCCGATCCACTCCGAGCGGGCCATGACGGCCCGCCCGGCCCGCCTGCCCGAGGCGCTGATCGCCGAGCTGCGGACCTCGATCCTGGCCCTGCCCGGAATCAGCGGGCTGGCGCTGGACGTCACGTCCAAGCCGCCCGGCACGATCGAGTGGGAGTGA
- a CDS encoding nucleoside deaminase codes for MDRKRDDAERWMRLAVAEARRGVRAGDGGPFGAVLVCNGQIIARGHNRVIASNDPTAHAEIVALRRASHKLGRFHLPDCTVYTTCEPCPMCLAAMHWARIKVFYFGCDRRDAARIGFADKDIYDALAGRPVKGAPLARPLLREACLGVFAEWAGRTNKVLY; via the coding sequence ATGGACCGAAAACGCGATGATGCCGAACGCTGGATGCGCCTGGCTGTAGCGGAGGCCCGCCGCGGAGTTCGGGCGGGCGATGGCGGCCCTTTCGGTGCGGTTCTGGTCTGTAACGGACAGATCATCGCCCGCGGCCATAACCGTGTGATCGCCTCGAACGATCCCACCGCCCACGCCGAGATCGTGGCCCTGCGCCGCGCCTCCCATAAGCTCGGCCGTTTCCACCTCCCCGATTGCACGGTCTATACGACTTGCGAGCCCTGCCCGATGTGCCTGGCGGCGATGCACTGGGCCCGGATCAAGGTCTTTTATTTCGGCTGCGATCGGCGGGACGCGGCCCGTATCGGCTTCGCCGACAAGGATATCTACGACGCCCTTGCCGGCCGGCCGGTGAAAGGGGCTCCGCTGGCCCGCCCGCTATTGCGCGAGGCCTGTCTCGGTGTCTTTGCCGAGTGGGCCGGCCGGACAAATAAAGTCCTTTACTGA
- a CDS encoding TonB-dependent receptor — protein MAGRNRFAVSVLAFGLVFSIFLRAEEKKPGVPSPAPAGQKAEAEQAKKKEAEKDKQEKTKLFQLNPVVIDVVESARDKAVPNMTVVKPELFPQSIGVTLDAALSRQAGVDVQRIQEVGTAMDDDSIKIRGMGARRIKVLRNGRPLNTSGSAGGYFIDWTMIPLNGADRIEVVKGVGDPRTGNVIGGVVNLVPRTLTQRFATEVQASYASYVTSAFNLFHGAKPGAFEYSVAGGYTQSDGYLRNGAARMANADVHLGYDFAWKGRLTADLAFADVKKNFAVSNRASKLFGDPLYDTPLDPDYPAADGEIMYGGMGANAEPGSYWVKTKWTADLGYEQAIGEKGLLSARYWQNRGDRESLNTRASLNRIFHKTFFDDRSYGASTSYTHFLAAQTLTFGLDFSHLRDAGERNETDDFRAPYVYGSYVSTKNLEIYAMDEIRLFEAAVTVVPGLRYLDYQGLAGPQGKVEQIPDIAKSGLAPSLKIVWSYAPEAMLYFSAARALRMPAAPEYYWHYDPDDAGVNTSGLPFREEDGLLLQAGWKAEWGGARFEIAPYFYGISRYIQFDLINFVSYNIDRADLYGIELEVSRSLGGGWSAFANYTWQASRTKGDPFVGMFVDAVDRGFNELPGLPAHKANVGLQYRSPKGFSAALFVQAVSEQKVIYNNNVLYNTDLRLRTQPGYVRVDLETRIPITGFLEASVFVRNILDAAYLERFGFPAAGRNVGLSLKSKF, from the coding sequence ATGGCTGGAAGAAACAGATTCGCGGTATCGGTACTGGCTTTCGGGTTGGTTTTCTCGATCTTCCTGCGGGCGGAGGAGAAAAAGCCGGGAGTCCCTTCTCCCGCCCCGGCCGGACAGAAGGCCGAGGCCGAGCAGGCCAAGAAGAAAGAGGCCGAGAAGGACAAGCAGGAGAAGACCAAGCTTTTCCAGCTCAACCCCGTCGTCATCGACGTCGTCGAATCGGCCCGCGACAAGGCCGTCCCCAACATGACCGTGGTCAAGCCGGAGCTCTTCCCCCAGTCGATCGGCGTGACTCTGGACGCCGCCCTGTCCCGTCAGGCCGGCGTCGACGTCCAGCGCATCCAGGAGGTCGGCACGGCCATGGATGACGATTCGATCAAGATTCGGGGGATGGGAGCCCGCCGGATCAAGGTCCTGCGCAACGGCCGGCCGCTCAACACCTCGGGCTCGGCCGGCGGCTATTTCATCGATTGGACCATGATCCCGCTCAACGGCGCGGACCGGATCGAGGTGGTCAAAGGGGTGGGCGACCCTCGCACCGGCAACGTCATCGGGGGTGTCGTCAACCTCGTCCCGCGCACGCTCACGCAGCGGTTCGCGACCGAAGTCCAGGCCTCCTATGCCAGCTACGTCACCTCGGCCTTCAATCTCTTCCACGGAGCCAAGCCCGGGGCCTTCGAATATTCGGTGGCCGGCGGCTATACCCAAAGCGACGGCTACCTGCGAAACGGCGCCGCCCGCATGGCCAACGCCGACGTCCACCTCGGATACGACTTCGCCTGGAAAGGCCGGCTGACGGCCGACCTGGCTTTCGCCGACGTCAAAAAGAATTTCGCCGTCTCCAACCGAGCTTCCAAACTATTCGGCGATCCCCTTTACGACACCCCGCTCGACCCGGACTACCCGGCCGCCGACGGCGAGATCATGTACGGCGGCATGGGCGCCAACGCCGAGCCCGGCAGCTACTGGGTCAAGACCAAATGGACGGCCGACCTCGGCTACGAGCAGGCGATCGGGGAGAAGGGCCTCCTTTCGGCCCGCTACTGGCAGAACCGGGGCGATCGTGAATCCCTTAACACTCGCGCCTCTCTCAACCGGATCTTTCATAAAACGTTTTTCGACGATCGCTCCTACGGAGCTTCGACGAGCTACACCCACTTTTTAGCCGCCCAGACCCTGACCTTCGGCCTGGATTTCTCCCATTTGCGGGACGCCGGGGAAAGGAACGAGACGGACGACTTCCGCGCGCCTTATGTCTATGGATCCTACGTCTCAACCAAGAACCTCGAGATCTACGCCATGGACGAGATCCGGCTATTTGAGGCGGCCGTAACTGTGGTTCCGGGCCTTCGGTATCTAGACTATCAAGGCTTGGCCGGTCCCCAAGGCAAGGTCGAACAGATTCCCGACATCGCCAAGTCGGGGCTGGCGCCTTCGTTGAAGATCGTTTGGTCCTACGCCCCCGAGGCGATGCTCTATTTCAGCGCGGCCCGGGCCTTGCGCATGCCGGCCGCTCCCGAATACTACTGGCACTATGACCCCGACGACGCCGGCGTCAACACGAGCGGCCTGCCGTTCCGGGAAGAAGACGGCCTGCTTCTCCAAGCCGGCTGGAAGGCGGAATGGGGGGGAGCCCGCTTCGAGATCGCGCCTTACTTCTACGGCATCAGCCGCTACATCCAGTTCGACCTGATCAACTTCGTCTCCTACAACATCGACCGGGCCGATCTCTATGGGATCGAGCTGGAAGTCAGCCGATCGCTCGGCGGCGGATGGTCGGCCTTCGCCAATTACACCTGGCAGGCCAGCCGGACCAAGGGCGACCCGTTCGTCGGCATGTTCGTCGACGCGGTCGATCGGGGCTTTAACGAGCTCCCCGGGCTGCCCGCCCACAAGGCCAACGTCGGACTGCAATATCGTTCGCCCAAGGGCTTCTCCGCGGCGCTGTTTGTCCAGGCCGTTTCCGAGCAGAAGGTCATCTACAACAACAACGTCCTTTACAACACCGATCTGCGCCTGCGGACCCAGCCCGGGTATGTCCGGGTGGACCTCGAAACGCGGATCCCGATCACGGGCTTTCTGGAAGCCTCCGTCTTCGTCCGCAACATCCTCGATGCGGCCTATCTGGAGCGCTTCGGCTTCCCGGCCGCCGGCCGCAACGTCGGCCTCTCTCTCAAGTCCAAGTTCTAA
- the nikR gene encoding nickel-responsive transcriptional regulator NikR, producing the protein MTKLVRFGVSLEKGLLAKFDALVAERGFASRSEAFRDLIRGSLIEQDWKAGEEVAGAVTLVYDHHRKDLLGRITDIQHDYHHLIISTQHIHLDHDHCLEIIAVRGRAGDVGRLADSLRSIKGVKHGTVSMSTAGQDLE; encoded by the coding sequence ATGACCAAGCTTGTCCGTTTCGGCGTCTCGCTAGAGAAGGGCCTACTGGCCAAGTTCGACGCCCTCGTTGCCGAACGCGGCTTTGCCAGCCGCTCCGAGGCGTTTCGCGACCTCATCCGGGGCTCGCTCATCGAGCAGGACTGGAAAGCGGGGGAGGAGGTCGCCGGTGCCGTCACCCTGGTTTACGACCACCACCGCAAGGATCTTCTGGGCCGCATCACGGACATCCAGCACGATTACCACCACTTGATCATCTCGACCCAGCACATCCATCTCGACCATGACCACTGCCTGGAGATTATCGCCGTTCGGGGCCGGGCGGGCGATGTCGGCCGGCTGGCCGACTCGCTCCGCTCGATCAAAGGCGTCAAGCACGGCACGGTCAGCATGTCGACGGCCGGACAGGATTTGGAGTGA
- the hrpA gene encoding ATP-dependent RNA helicase HrpA, with protein MIRPGDPSVPPPAPPGSRDNARPKLVYPPELPITVRRDEIVQAIRCRQVVVIAGETGCGKSTQIPKMCIEAGRGRRGMIAVTQPRRIAAVTIAGRIAEEMGEPVGRSVGYKIRFDDTTPRDAWIKVVTDGMLLAETQGDPRLLAYDTIVIDEAHERSLNIDFLLGIAKTLLPVRPDLRLIITSATLDIEKFRAAFDGPPIIEVGGRTFPVDVEYRLPDPESRQDQDYTDAAVEAVDDLRAGKRHGDILIFMPTEQDILETCEKLEGRKYLGVTVLPLFARLPGPQQGRVYRVTGPKIVVATNVAETSLTIPGIRYVVDTGLARISQYLPGARINSLPIRPISKSSADQRKGRCGRVSEGVCVRLYSEDDYNERAAFTPPEIQRSNLAEVILRMISLRLGHPAKFPFVDRPTAAAVKDGFETLHELGAIREQDGEQVLTETGRGMARMPLDPRLSRMLIEAVKEGCLREVAVIAAAMSIRDPRERPPDKAALADQMHAPFREESSDFLTLLNIWERFHGDFEGLKSQGQKRRFCHEHFLSYPRMREWAYVHAQILDILREMRVPLGRTHKSEISKVLYGAIHRSILAGILSNIAVLKEKNIYTAAKGREAMVFPGSALFNKSPHWIAAAEMVKTSRLFARLAARIQPEWLEELGGEMCKKSHSDPRYDKARGQAVCTERVTLFGLEIVSSRTVAFGPIDPEEAHRVFVREALVEGAAKEPFDFLSRNLALKARLETAEEKLRRRDILTDEERMAEFYEARLAGVFDIKGLRDRIHRRGGDAFLAMTEADLIEDAPDEAKLRQFPDDLRLGERRFRALYKFAPGEKDDGVTLRVPAERIGSVRAEPLEWGVPGQLKEKITELIRGLPKRHRKLLVPVGEKVDVIMAEMPRAEGSLFAALSKFVKARFRAEIPPAAWAEVEISPHLRMRVAVTDQKGRELAAGRDLEALKKLGREGEVEPESEEWKRAQARWEAPIADPCAFGPLPEALAVGYGAAAYPALSVGEGGVGVRLFKDKNEAMTAHKVGIEAFLMRTFAKDVKYMERHVVLPAEAHKAALFFGGKAALEKALLEKLKEDVLRVPIRSGVELRAYSDKVVRALFEKGQALLRSAEAVLEAYRKARTAVDAIPASNPSSKTLCALQDEFKSELESLAPKDLFASLSGERLARIPGYLEALAVRAGRVKVDPEKDRKKAAQVEPFLKALRALEAKAAKGSAAFKAGVEEFRWLIEEFKVAVFAPEVKAAVTVSPKRLSEKVREIEASLT; from the coding sequence ATGATCCGACCCGGCGATCCGTCCGTCCCCCCTCCGGCCCCGCCCGGGTCGAGGGACAATGCCCGCCCCAAGCTCGTCTACCCGCCGGAGCTCCCGATCACGGTCCGGCGGGACGAGATCGTTCAGGCCATCCGCTGCCGGCAGGTCGTCGTCATCGCCGGCGAGACCGGTTGCGGCAAGAGCACCCAGATCCCGAAGATGTGCATCGAGGCGGGTCGCGGCCGGCGGGGCATGATCGCTGTCACCCAGCCGCGCCGGATCGCCGCCGTGACCATCGCCGGCCGCATCGCCGAGGAAATGGGCGAACCGGTCGGCCGCTCGGTCGGCTACAAAATACGCTTTGACGACACGACCCCGCGAGACGCCTGGATCAAGGTCGTCACGGACGGCATGCTGCTGGCCGAAACGCAGGGTGATCCGAGGCTCCTGGCCTACGACACCATCGTCATCGATGAGGCCCACGAACGGAGCCTCAATATCGACTTTCTGCTGGGCATCGCCAAAACGCTGCTTCCGGTCCGGCCCGACCTGCGCCTGATCATCACCTCGGCGACGCTCGACATCGAGAAGTTCCGGGCCGCCTTCGACGGCCCCCCCATAATCGAAGTCGGCGGCCGGACTTTCCCGGTCGACGTGGAATACCGGCTGCCCGACCCCGAGTCGCGGCAGGATCAGGACTATACCGACGCCGCGGTCGAGGCGGTCGACGATCTGAGGGCTGGGAAGCGTCATGGCGACATCCTCATCTTCATGCCGACCGAGCAGGACATCCTCGAGACCTGCGAAAAGCTGGAAGGCAGGAAATATCTCGGCGTCACCGTCCTGCCCCTCTTCGCCCGCCTGCCCGGACCCCAGCAGGGGCGCGTTTATCGCGTGACGGGCCCCAAGATCGTGGTGGCCACCAACGTGGCTGAAACCTCGCTGACCATCCCCGGCATCCGCTATGTCGTCGACACCGGGCTGGCCCGCATCTCCCAGTATCTGCCCGGGGCGCGCATCAACAGCCTGCCCATCCGGCCGATCTCGAAGAGCAGCGCCGACCAGCGCAAGGGCCGCTGCGGCCGCGTCTCCGAAGGCGTCTGCGTCAGGCTGTATTCCGAGGACGACTACAACGAAAGGGCCGCCTTCACCCCGCCCGAGATCCAGCGCTCCAACCTGGCCGAAGTCATCCTGCGGATGATCTCGCTGCGGCTCGGCCATCCGGCCAAGTTCCCCTTCGTCGATCGGCCCACGGCGGCGGCCGTCAAGGACGGGTTCGAGACGCTTCACGAGCTGGGGGCCATCCGCGAGCAGGATGGCGAACAGGTCCTGACCGAGACGGGCCGTGGCATGGCCCGCATGCCGCTCGATCCGCGCCTATCGCGCATGCTGATCGAGGCCGTCAAGGAAGGCTGCCTGCGCGAGGTGGCGGTGATCGCGGCCGCCATGAGCATTCGTGATCCGCGCGAGCGGCCCCCGGACAAGGCCGCCCTGGCCGATCAGATGCACGCTCCGTTCCGGGAAGAGAGCTCCGACTTCCTGACCCTGCTCAACATCTGGGAGCGCTTTCACGGCGACTTCGAGGGCTTGAAGAGCCAGGGGCAGAAGCGGCGCTTCTGCCACGAGCATTTCCTGTCCTACCCGCGTATGCGGGAATGGGCCTACGTCCACGCCCAGATCCTGGACATCCTGCGGGAGATGCGCGTCCCCTTGGGGCGGACCCACAAGTCGGAGATCAGCAAGGTCCTCTACGGCGCCATCCATCGGTCGATCCTGGCCGGCATTCTCAGCAACATCGCCGTCCTCAAAGAGAAAAACATCTACACGGCGGCCAAGGGCCGGGAGGCGATGGTCTTCCCCGGATCGGCCTTATTCAACAAATCGCCGCATTGGATCGCGGCCGCCGAGATGGTCAAGACTTCGCGGCTGTTCGCCCGGCTGGCCGCCCGCATCCAGCCCGAATGGCTGGAGGAGCTGGGCGGGGAGATGTGCAAGAAGAGCCACTCCGATCCCCGCTACGACAAGGCCCGCGGCCAGGCCGTCTGCACCGAGCGGGTGACCCTGTTCGGGCTGGAAATCGTCTCCAGCCGGACCGTGGCCTTTGGCCCCATCGACCCCGAAGAAGCCCATCGCGTCTTCGTCCGCGAGGCGCTCGTCGAAGGCGCGGCCAAGGAGCCGTTCGATTTTCTCTCGCGCAACCTCGCCCTCAAGGCCCGCCTCGAGACGGCCGAGGAGAAGCTCCGGAGGCGGGACATCTTGACCGACGAAGAGCGGATGGCCGAGTTCTACGAAGCCCGTCTGGCCGGGGTCTTCGACATCAAGGGCCTGCGTGACCGCATCCACCGGCGGGGCGGCGACGCCTTCCTGGCCATGACCGAGGCCGACCTGATCGAGGACGCCCCCGACGAAGCCAAGCTGCGCCAGTTTCCCGACGATCTGCGCCTGGGCGAGCGGCGCTTCCGAGCCCTCTACAAGTTCGCCCCGGGCGAGAAGGACGACGGGGTGACCTTGCGCGTCCCCGCCGAGCGAATAGGCTCCGTTCGAGCCGAGCCCCTGGAATGGGGCGTTCCCGGCCAGTTGAAGGAAAAGATCACCGAGCTCATCCGGGGCCTGCCCAAGCGTCATCGCAAGCTCCTCGTCCCAGTCGGCGAGAAGGTCGATGTGATCATGGCCGAGATGCCGCGGGCCGAGGGTTCGCTGTTCGCCGCCCTGTCCAAGTTCGTCAAAGCCCGCTTCCGGGCCGAGATCCCGCCGGCCGCCTGGGCGGAGGTCGAGATCTCGCCGCATTTGCGGATGCGCGTCGCCGTCACTGATCAGAAGGGCAGAGAGCTTGCCGCGGGCCGTGACCTGGAGGCATTGAAGAAGCTGGGTCGGGAGGGGGAGGTCGAGCCGGAAAGCGAGGAGTGGAAACGAGCCCAGGCCCGTTGGGAAGCGCCGATTGCGGACCCGTGCGCCTTCGGGCCTCTCCCCGAGGCCTTGGCCGTCGGCTACGGTGCCGCGGCCTATCCTGCGTTGTCGGTTGGCGAGGGCGGGGTGGGGGTGCGGTTATTCAAGGACAAAAACGAGGCCATGACGGCGCATAAGGTGGGCATCGAGGCCTTCCTGATGCGGACGTTCGCCAAGGACGTCAAATACATGGAGCGGCACGTGGTTCTCCCCGCGGAGGCCCACAAGGCGGCGCTTTTCTTCGGCGGCAAGGCGGCCTTGGAGAAAGCCCTCCTCGAAAAATTGAAGGAGGATGTTCTGCGGGTGCCCATCCGGTCCGGCGTGGAGCTTCGAGCCTACTCCGACAAGGTGGTGCGCGCTCTGTTCGAGAAGGGGCAGGCCCTTCTCCGGTCCGCCGAGGCCGTCCTCGAGGCCTATCGGAAGGCGCGAACGGCGGTGGATGCGATCCCCGCGTCGAATCCCTCCAGCAAGACACTATGCGCGCTGCAAGACGAGTTCAAATCCGAGCTCGAGTCTCTCGCGCCCAAGGACCTCTTCGCCTCTTTGAGCGGCGAGCGATTGGCCCGGATTCCCGGCTATCTCGAAGCCTTGGCCGTCCGGGCCGGCCGGGTCAAGGTCGATCCCGAGAAGGATCGCAAGAAGGCCGCCCAGGTCGAGCCGTTCCTCAAGGCCTTGCGCGCCTTGGAGGCCAAGGCGGCCAAAGGCTCGGCGGCGTTCAAGGCCGGGGTCGAGGAGTTCCGCTGGCTGATCGAGGAGTTCAAGGTGGCGGTCTTCGCGCCCGAGGTCAAGGCCGCCGTGACGGTATCGCCGAAGCGGTTGTCTGAAAAGGTGCGCGAGATTGAGGCGTCGTTGACTTGA